Genomic window (Gammaproteobacteria bacterium):
CACCTGCAGGCGCTGCACGCCTTCTACGGCGAGTACATGGGCGTGCGCATCGCCCGCAAGCACCTCGGCTGGTACGCCGCCGCCCAGGCCGGCGCCGCGGAGTTCCGCGCGCGGATCAACCAGACGGGCAGCGCCGCGGAGCAGCTGCGGCTGGCGCGGGAGCATTTCACGTACCCGGCGGCATCACGAGCCGCCTGAATGAACAGCGTTTCTGTTGCACCGCTTCCACGCCTGATGCCATTCGCGGCGGAGGTAGTCGCTGCTGCCTGACGATCGCCTGCATGGCGTCCCGTGTGGACAGACGATACGGGGTGTACCGAGCGATCTCGGCGACGTTTGGACCGGCACCGTCGACAGCCCCGGACCCGGGCAAGGCCGGGCAATCACGCAACAGCAGTCATGAGGCAGCCAGAAGGTTGAGATTCGGGCAATGGAAGGGACATAATGTCCGCAGATCGTCCCTGTCTGATCTTGAGCCGGAGTTGTGCCGTGGAAGACCCGATTCAGCTGCTCACTTCCCTGCGCGGTCGCTACAACCAGAGAGAGTTGGCGGAAGCACTGGGCATTACCACTCGTACGCTGCGTCGCTGGGAAACACGGGAAACCGAGCCACCGCCGTATCTGGTGGATGCCATTCGTCAGCGTCTGCTGCCGCTTGCAGGCAGCCTTGATGCCGGCAATTGCGCCTTCAGCTTCATCGACCTATTCGCGGGAATCGGCGGCATCCGCATGGCTTTCGAGGTGCACGGCGGGCGGTGCGTGTTCACCAGCGAGTGGAATTCATGGGCCCAGAAAACCTATCTCGCCAATTTCCCCAACTCTGCCCATGCGTTGGCAGGCGATATCACCAATGTAGCTGAACACGATGTTCCAGATCACGACGTTCTGCTGGCGGGCTTTCCATGCCAGCCGTTCAGCATCGCGGGAGTCTCGAAGAAAAATGCTCTCGGACGTGCTCACGGATTCGCGGACGAGACGCAGGGAACCCTGTTCTTCGATGTGGCGCGAATCATCGCCGCCAAGCGTCCTGCCGCCTTCCTCCTGGAGAACGTGAAAAACCTGGTCAGCCACGACAAAGGCAACACGTTTCGCGTTATCAAGAGGGTTCTGGAAGAAGATCTCGGCTACCACATTCACTTTAAAGTGATCGACGGCGCACATTTCGTTCCGCAGCATCGCGAGCGCATACTGATAGTGGGGTTCTCGGAGAAGATCGACTTCGATTGGGCGGATGTGATGCTTCCGGAGAAGAAACCCGTCCTTTCCTCCATCTTGCATCCCCAGGATGGCAGCGAGCGCGCAGAGAGCCACTACACGTTTGGCCCAAAGGCCGAGGTAGACGGTCGCTACACGCTCACGCCGAAACTATGGGCGTATCTGAAAGGCTATGCCGCCAAGCACAAGGCTGCGGGCAACGGGTTCGGCTACGGGCTGGTGAACGGTGACAGCGTCGCGCGCACGCTTTCGGCCAGGTACTACAAGGACGGCTCGGAAATTCTGGTTTCGCAGGGGCCGCGCAGCCTCCCCAGGCGGCTGACCCCGCGCGAATGCGCTCGACTCATGGGATTCCCGGACAATTTCGTAATTCCGGTGAGTGACACACAGGCCTACAAGCAATTCGGCAACAGCGTGGTCGTGCCGGTCATGCGCGAGGTTGCCCGAGTGATGCTACCTCGCATCCGGAAACTGATCGACCCGGAGTTGGCAAGACAGAAATCTCTTCTGGCAGCGTAGCAGCAGGGCGCATGCCCCTGTATCGCAGCCGTTTTGCGATTCCGGAGAGGGCTTGCTGATGGATGTCGTGGACCGAGGCACGCGAAGCCGGATGATGTCGGGAATTCGCGGCAAGAACACGAAGCCCGAGCGCACCGTACGCAGCTTTCTTCACCGGGCCGGATTCCGTTTCCGCCTGCACGCGAATCTGCCAGGCAGACCTGATGTGACGCTTCCGCGATTTCGTGCTGTCGTGTTCGTGCATGGTTGCTTCTGGCATCGGCACCCCGACTGCCGGTACTCGACGACACCCGCCAGCAATATCGCATTCTGGCAAGCGAAGTTTGCAGAAAACAGGAAGCGGGACGCGCTGGTGAAACAGCAGCTCCGCCGACTGGGCTGGCGGGTACACGTCGTGTGGTCATGCGAAGTGAATCAACGGAAGATGGATGCGCTTATCGCACGACTTCGGTCAGACGAGAGAAAGGTACGGTAGTGGCGGAAAGCGAAGATCGGGACAAGTGGCTATCCGAAATCGACTTGGCGACAATTTTCCGGTTGATGAAGGATAACGGCACCACCGAAATTCTCTACAAAGTACTTCCGCGAAACGCCAACAGCAAGAACCAAGTCTACCTTGCACCTGACCTGTCGCACTTGGGCAAGATTCCGTCCGGAGAGGTGACTCTCCATCAATCCACAACCAGCAAGCGCGGTGGGGTCGCTGCGGTATACCGTTCCGCACTGGACTTCTCCTGGATCAGCAAGGATGGGCGCCCATGCCAAGCGCCGGATGCCAAGCTCATCTTCTACCCCCAGTATCCGGAAGTTCGCTTTTCAGGATTCCTCGCGGGCTGCAGTGATCCACCGTCATCACTGTACGATAAAAGAAAGCGCGGCGAGGAGCCAGGTCGAGTACTCGTCTTCGGCGTGGGAAGCGGAAAACGGATAATGGGCATGACGCTCCCGCCGGAATCACCCGCTGCGCATGAGATTGCTGTCCATCATCCGCGCGATGCCTACGGCATGTTCTTCATCCTGCCGATTCCCGGAATAGCAGAAGGTGACGGCTTCGTTGACCTGATGCACAAGTTATGCGTCATCCATCGCCGTGACTGGGTACCATCACGCCGCCTCGACAAGAATGGTGTTCTGGTTCCGTGCAACGCACCGAACTGCAACGGCAATACGCTGGAATCCCTGCTCGGAATTCGTTCGAATGGATATTCACAGCCGGATTTCCGCGGATGGGAGATCAAGGCCCGGAGCGTGCCGAATTCGGCCGCACCAAGCAGCAGCGTGGTAACTCTATTCACGCCGGAGCCGACGTCCGGCGTCTACGTTCATGACGGACTTCAGGCTTTCATGCGCCTATATGGATATGTAGATACCATGGGTCGGCCGGATCGTCTGAATTTTGGTGGGCTGTACCGTGCCAATGGCACCGCTCACGCCAGAACGAGCCTGCGCATGGTGCTGGAAGGCTTCAATGCCGAGGAAGGAACCTACTCCCCGACCGGTGCCATTCGGTTGCTGGACATCGAGGACCGGGAGGCCATGGGTTGGTCGTTTGCGAAGCTGATCGACCACTGGAAAGCAAAGCATGCTCACGCCGCTTTCGTGCCGGCACAGCAACGACTGGAACCCGAGCGGCAGTACCGCTTCGGGCGAAGCATCCTGCTGGGTGAGGGAGCCGAGTTCGGCCGTTTTCTCGCTGCGGTGGACGCGGGAAAGGTGTACTACGACCCGGGCATCAAGCTTGAAAAGGTGTCCACGGAAAGACCTTCTGCAAAGCGACGCAGCCAGTTCAGGGTCAACAGCAAGGACATCCCCAGGCTGTATGAGTCAAGTCGTGTCGTCGATGCATGCGAACAGGCAAACTGCTGACGCTGGTTGACGCCTGGTAAAGGTTGAAGGAGGCAAGGCGGTCGAGCAGCTGGTCGTGGAGGGTGAAGATGCATCCAAGCCGCTTGATGTAACAGCGCAAGCATTTGGCATGCCGCGGTCCAGACGGGTGGCCCGACCACAGCGGTGTCGAGATCCGTCAGATCTTCCGAATTGCGTTTCGCATCGGCTGTCAGGGCTGCGGGCCCGACAATCGCCCCACTCCCTCTTTCACTTCTTTGGCAAGAACCCCATGGCCCTCGTCCGCCTCAACCGCGTCTCCCTCGCCTTCGGTGATGTGCCGGTCTTCACCGATGTGGATTTCTCCATCGAGCCGGGCGAGCGGGTCTGCGTCATCGGCCGCAACGGCGCCGGCAAGACCACGCTGTTGCGGCTGGTCACCGGGGAGCTGCAGCCGGATTCCGGCGAGGTGGCGCCGCGCAAGGATCTCGTCGTCAGCACGCTGGAGCAGGAGCTGCCGGCGGACGAGGGCCTGACGGTACGCGAGGTGGTGGCCGGCGGGCTGGCGGGGCTGCAGGCACTGGTGGACCGCTTCGAGGCGCTGGCCCGTGCGGGCAATCCGGCGCAGGCGACGACGCTGGCGGAACTGCAGCAGCGCATCGACCTGCTGGATGGCTGGCAGATCGGCCAGCGGGTGGAAGCCATGATGAGCGAGCTGGCGCTGCCGCCGGGGCGGCGGCTCGGCGAGCTCTCCGGTGGCTGGCGCCGCCGCGTGGGGCTGGCACGGGCGCTGGTGTCGCGGCCTGACCTGCTGCTGCTCGACGAGCCCACCAACCACCTCGACATCGCCAGCATCGAGTGGCTGGAATCGCGCATCCAGCGCTACGGCGGTGCCGTGCTGTTCATCAGCCACGACCGCGCCTTCCTCGACCGCATCGCCACCCGCATCGTCGAGCTCGACCGCGGCCGGCTCATCAGCTTCCCGGGCAACTACCTGGAGTTTCTCGGCCGGCGCGAGCAGCTCGCCGCCGACGAGCAGGCGCACAACGCGCTGTTCGACAGGAAGCTCGCCGCCGAGGAAACCTGGATCCGCCAGGGCATCAAGGCACGGCGCACCCGCAACGAGGGCCGGGTGCGCGCGCTGATGAAGCTGCGCGAGCAGCGTGCCGCACGCCTCTCTCCGGTGCGCAAGCCGCGCATCGCCATCGAGGGCGCCGAGCCCTCGGGCCGCAAGGTCATCGAGGCCCGCGGCATCGGCCACGGCTTCGGCGGGCACTGGCTGTTCCGCGACCTGTCGGTGAAGTTGATGCGTGGCGAGCGGCTCGGCCTCATCGGCAACAACGGCGTCGGCAAGACCACGCTGCTGCGCATCCTGCTGGGCGAGATCGCCCCGCAGGAAGGCTCGGTGAAGCTGGGCACCGGCATCGAGACCGGCTACTTCGGCCAGCTGCGCGAGAGCCTCGATCCCGACAGGACCGTCGCCCAGGTGGTCGGCGACGGCTACGATTTCGTCAGGCTCGGTGGCCGTGACGTGCACATCATCGGCTACCTGCAGGGTTTCCTGTTCAGCGCCCGGCGCGCCATGACGCCCGTGCGGGCGCTTTCCGGCGGCGAGCGCAACCGCGTCATCCTCGCGCGCCTGTTCACCCGCCCCAGCAACCTGCTGGTGCTCGACGAACCGACCAACGACCTCGATGTCGAGACCCTGGAAGTGCTCGAGGAGCAGCTGCGCCAGTACGACGGCACGCTCATCGTCGTCAGCCACGACCGCATGTTCATGGACAACGTGGTCACCAGCACCCTGGCCTTCGAGGCCGGCGGCCGGGTGCGCCGCTACCCGGGCGGCTACTCCGACTGGCTGGCCCAGGGCGACGAGCTGGCGGTGGCGGAGGATCCGCCGGATGCGGCC
Coding sequences:
- the dcm gene encoding DNA (cytosine-5-)-methyltransferase, with the translated sequence MSADRPCLILSRSCAVEDPIQLLTSLRGRYNQRELAEALGITTRTLRRWETRETEPPPYLVDAIRQRLLPLAGSLDAGNCAFSFIDLFAGIGGIRMAFEVHGGRCVFTSEWNSWAQKTYLANFPNSAHALAGDITNVAEHDVPDHDVLLAGFPCQPFSIAGVSKKNALGRAHGFADETQGTLFFDVARIIAAKRPAAFLLENVKNLVSHDKGNTFRVIKRVLEEDLGYHIHFKVIDGAHFVPQHRERILIVGFSEKIDFDWADVMLPEKKPVLSSILHPQDGSERAESHYTFGPKAEVDGRYTLTPKLWAYLKGYAAKHKAAGNGFGYGLVNGDSVARTLSARYYKDGSEILVSQGPRSLPRRLTPRECARLMGFPDNFVIPVSDTQAYKQFGNSVVVPVMREVARVMLPRIRKLIDPELARQKSLLAA
- the vsr gene encoding DNA mismatch endonuclease Vsr → MDVVDRGTRSRMMSGIRGKNTKPERTVRSFLHRAGFRFRLHANLPGRPDVTLPRFRAVVFVHGCFWHRHPDCRYSTTPASNIAFWQAKFAENRKRDALVKQQLRRLGWRVHVVWSCEVNQRKMDALIARLRSDERKVR
- a CDS encoding MvaI/BcnI restriction endonuclease family protein is translated as MAESEDRDKWLSEIDLATIFRLMKDNGTTEILYKVLPRNANSKNQVYLAPDLSHLGKIPSGEVTLHQSTTSKRGGVAAVYRSALDFSWISKDGRPCQAPDAKLIFYPQYPEVRFSGFLAGCSDPPSSLYDKRKRGEEPGRVLVFGVGSGKRIMGMTLPPESPAAHEIAVHHPRDAYGMFFILPIPGIAEGDGFVDLMHKLCVIHRRDWVPSRRLDKNGVLVPCNAPNCNGNTLESLLGIRSNGYSQPDFRGWEIKARSVPNSAAPSSSVVTLFTPEPTSGVYVHDGLQAFMRLYGYVDTMGRPDRLNFGGLYRANGTAHARTSLRMVLEGFNAEEGTYSPTGAIRLLDIEDREAMGWSFAKLIDHWKAKHAHAAFVPAQQRLEPERQYRFGRSILLGEGAEFGRFLAAVDAGKVYYDPGIKLEKVSTERPSAKRRSQFRVNSKDIPRLYESSRVVDACEQANC
- a CDS encoding ATP-binding cassette domain-containing protein, yielding MALVRLNRVSLAFGDVPVFTDVDFSIEPGERVCVIGRNGAGKTTLLRLVTGELQPDSGEVAPRKDLVVSTLEQELPADEGLTVREVVAGGLAGLQALVDRFEALARAGNPAQATTLAELQQRIDLLDGWQIGQRVEAMMSELALPPGRRLGELSGGWRRRVGLARALVSRPDLLLLDEPTNHLDIASIEWLESRIQRYGGAVLFISHDRAFLDRIATRIVELDRGRLISFPGNYLEFLGRREQLAADEQAHNALFDRKLAAEETWIRQGIKARRTRNEGRVRALMKLREQRAARLSPVRKPRIAIEGAEPSGRKVIEARGIGHGFGGHWLFRDLSVKLMRGERLGLIGNNGVGKTTLLRILLGEIAPQEGSVKLGTGIETGYFGQLRESLDPDRTVAQVVGDGYDFVRLGGRDVHIIGYLQGFLFSARRAMTPVRALSGGERNRVILARLFTRPSNLLVLDEPTNDLDVETLEVLEEQLRQYDGTLIVVSHDRMFMDNVVTSTLAFEAGGRVRRYPGGYSDWLAQGDELAVAEDPPDAAGAADATAPARAAVAVAAIPRPPARPRLSYKDQRELDGLVPRIEALEAEIAALEREVAAPDFYARGWERSAPVLAALEARQQEHEAATARWVELEDRRLGK